The genome window TCATGCGCTAGATCAGGCCCTGTTCTTTTGGAACCCCATAGGAAAGGATGTTCATATTGAGATTCTCCAGCTTTGGAATATCCATCGCGACCGTATGCTTTCTGTGGATCGAATCGATCTACTTCCCACTTAAATGGACGAATCATCTGTGTGTGACAGTTATTGCATCCTTCTTTCTGGTAGACGTCTCTTCCTGCCAATTCCAAAGCCGTATAAGGTGTAACAGTAGCAATAGGGACAACAGTTCTTGATAAGAAAAATGGAGGAATCAATTCAAAAAGTCCACCAAACAGAATTGCTATGAAAGTATATACCGAGAATTTGACTCCGTCGCTTTCCCATTTCGAGGCAAATTTTTCAAACCATGTTAACGGAATGTCGAATAATTTCATTTTGTTGCTCCTTCTTGAACGCGTAGATCAATTTCTTTGAAACCAGATCCAGCTGTTCGAATGGTTTTCACGATATTGTAAATCATTACAAATAATCCTGTTAAATACAAGGCACCTGCAACTCCTCTAAAGAATCTAAAAGGTTTTAGAACTTCTGTAATTGCAACCCAGTTAGGATAAAGTAGAAATCCTTTATCATCAACTGCTCGCCACATCGCACCTTCAGTGATTCCGGATACCCACATCGATACGATATAGAGTAAAATTCCAAGCGTCGCAAGCCAGAAATGAGTATTGGCTAACTTTTCGGAAAATAGATTTGTATTCCACAATCTAGGAACCATATAATAGATCGCAGCAAAGGACATCATACCAACCCAACCCAATGTACCGGAATGAACGTGGCCTACAATCCAATCTGTGTTATGACCAAGGGAACTGATCATTCTGATGGATAGCAATGGTCCTTCAAATGTTGACATACCATAGAAAGTGATACCAACTAACATCATTTTGAGTATAGCATCTGTTTTGATTTTCTCTTTTGCTTGAGTCAAAGTTAAGAATCCATTCAGCATTCCACCCCAAGAAGGCATCCATAGCATTATACTAAATACCATTCCAGTTGTTTGTAGCCAGTCTGGAATCGGAGAGTATAGAAGGTGATGAGGACCAGCCCAGATATATACAAAGATCAAACTCCAGAAGTGAATGATTGATAATCTATGGGAATAGATAGGTTGCTTAATATGTTTTGGGAAGAAATAATACATCAGTCCTAAGAACGGGGTAGTTAGGACAAATGCTACTGCATTATGACCATACCACCATTGGATATTTGCATCATAGACTCCAGAAAATATTGAATAGGATTTGGTCAATCCAACCGGAATTGATAAATTATTTACAATGAATAATAATGGAACTGTAACAAAGGATGCTATGTAGAACCAGAGTGCAGCATACATTTGTTTTTCTTCTCTTATCGCTATTGTAGTAAAAAAGTTAACAAGGAAAATAACAAACCAAACAACAATAAGAATATCAAGTGGCCATTCAAGCTCTGCATATTCTTTCGATTGATTATATCCTAATGGCAAAGTGATTGCAGCTAGAGCAATAGTAAGATTGTATAACCAAAAATGAATATTGGCTAGCTTGTCGGACCAGATTCTCACTCGCGTCAATCGCTGAATCATATAATATGCCGTTGCAAAAATTACGCTTAATGCAAAGCCAAAAATTGCGGCATTTGTATGCAAAGGTCTCAATCGACCGAAGCTAAAATACGGTTGATTGAAGTTTAATTCTGGATATACCAATTGGAATGCGATCCATACGCCAACTAACATGGAGGCAACGCCCCACACCAGTGCAGAGATCACAAAACCTTTTACGATAGTATCGTTGTATTTTGTTGTGGTTGTCATCGGATTCTCCGAAATCTTATGATTGATATTTCCAATATTTAATCATTGCTTAGAAATACAAAAGCGAAATCTTAAAAATCCCAAATCGATTGATTGATATATATCAATCCTTCCACTAAAATTTGAGATTTAGAATTATTCAAAAATTCTGATATTCGATTATTTGTTGTATAGCAGATCTAGTAAAGATGGCGAAAACTGTTCAATTTTTTAGGAGAAGCGATTCAAAATGAACTCAAGGACATCGCGCTCACCATCAAAGTTTAAAGATGCATTTTGTTTCCAGTTTTTTATCGTCTCGATGGATTCACCAAAATCAAATTGACGTAGCTTCTCTTGGCTGATAAATGAAGAAGGGTGTTCAGTTTTGAGGCTGTCAACCAGACAATTGTATTCCGCAAATTCTCCTCGATCAGTATAGATTATTGGTGTATTTGCATATACGCATTCACTAATAATGCCATATCCAGGTTTCGTTACAACATAGTCGCAAGCTGTGACTAAGTTGGGATAGTATGCATTTTTGATATCTATAATCTGATCGGAATGAATTCCTGGAAGGTCTGAGCAGACAATTCGCCAATTGGAAGGTATATTCGACCAATTCCAAGTTGAGCTGTCTATTCCATAGGCCCCAAAGGAAAAAAGAAAGTATTGGAGACCATCTTCAAAACCAAAATGATTTCTCGCTGACTTTTTCTCAAGCTCAGGTCGTCGACCCACCAAGCCAATCTTCTTGCTTTCCAGAAAATGATCCATATGGCATGCAAATGGCAAAATCAATGCTGCATTTGCAAAGCTATATTCTACCTGAATTAAATCAGCAATAACACCAAAGTATGGATGGTGTTTTTCTAGATTACGGTAGATAAAATCCCAAGTAAAATTGCCCACAAAAAGGGAAGGGATTTCGGCTTCTATTGCGATTACAAAAGCCAAAGAAGAAGAATCGGAAATAACCAGGTCATAATCGCCTTCACGCAAAAACTTTGCTTCAGAACGAATCAAAGCGTCTTTTTGTTTCTCAAATTCTTCGAGATGATTTTTCGTCTCCATGATATCCATACTAATGGATGAATTCTGGATGATACCAACGTCGATTCCGATTTCACGCAAATCAATCTTAGGTGATGGATTGCTTACAAAGTTTACGCGTTTTGATGATATGGTTATTTTTTCAATCACTGGGCTTTCTACTAGGTTTCGAATAATTTCGTAAGATCGGGACATATGACCATATCCATGCCCACTGATATAATATAAAATTTTCACTTATTGAGAGACCTCTGCCTGAGACTCTCATAAATCACTATTCCAGTAGACAATGCTAGATTCAAAGAATCCGCTTCACCTAGCATGGGAATGGAGAGTAGATCGGATGATATTTCTTTTGCTTTGTCGGACAAACCGTACTGCTCACTGCCAAAAATAATAGCAATCTTTCCCGTTAGATCAGTATTGTAGTACGGATTGTTCACTTCGGGGGTAAGAGCTAAAGTTTTAAATTTATTTTTTATCAAAGCATTTAGAACTTCTTCGGTTGAACCTAAATAAACGGGTATAGTAAATAAAATTCCAGTACTCGACCGCATAACATTAGGACTATAGATATCTGTTCTTGGATCTGTGACTATTACAAGTTTTACTCCAGCACCTTCTGCAGTTCTAAGGATTGTTCCAAGATTTCCTGGTTTTTCTACTCCTTCAATAACAAGGACAATTTCATCTTGAAAAGAATCAAGGATGTTCGGGTGAAAATTATAATCCGGAATTTTGCCAATGAGAATTAAACCATCCGGCCGATCACGATGGGAAATTTTCTCGAATACAGCTTTAGGAAATTCCCAGATCGGTAAGTTGAGTGCTTTGATGAGTTCCCATTCGTTTGAACCGAGGAAGCATTCCGGAGATATGCATAAAATTTCTGGATAAGATCTTGGAATCAATGGATTTCTATGATCCCAACTTTGTTTTGCTCGAGTAATCTCTCTGTAGCCTTCCAGAAAAAATCGACCTTCTTTTTCGCGATTCTTCCGTTCTTTGAGGGATACTAAGTATTTAACTTTTGGATTGGAAAAGCTTGTAATTTTTTGATTGGGTTCGTGCATTGATTCCGTAGTTCAGTAACTGTATTCAGATAGTAGAATATTCTATTTTTTATTGGAAATTAAGTTAATATTTTCTAGATTTTGTATTCAGTCATTTCGAGAGAAAGAAACAGCAAGATCCTGCTGGATATTTACCACCTGAACTTTCATTTAGAAAAAGTTCACTCGACTCATATGTACCTTTAATTTTGATCCGAGAATAGAGCATCCTCTCCAAAGCAAGCGAACTATAACCTTGCGAATGACAAGTCAAGATCACAAATTTTGGTTTGGAATCACATAATTCCATCAACATGTCTAAAAGTGCACCAAGGTGTTCTTCTATTTTCCAAACTTCTCCTTTGCTTCCTCTTCCAAAACTAGGAGGATCCAAAATAAAACCTTGGTATTTTTTCTTTCTTTTGATTTCTCGTCCTATAAATTTTAGAACATCTTCAACAATCCAGCGGACTGGTTTGTCATCAAGCTGATTCAGCTTAGCATTTTCTCTTGCCCAGTCCACCATACCTTTTGATGCATCGAGATGACAGACTTTCATTCCAGACTGTAAGCAAGCCAGAGTAGATCCACCCGAATAAGCAAATAGATTCAAAATTTCCAAATCTTTTGTTAATTCACCAATTCTTCGAACCCGATCCCAATTGGTTACTTGTTCTGGAAAGAATCCTACATGTCCAAAAGGTGTGAGTTTAGTTAAAAATTTAATTCCAGCATAACTTAGAGTAAATGATTCAGGTATTTTTGTTTTGTAAGACCAAGAACCGCTTCCACGATCATTTTTGATATATTTCGCATCCCAATTTTCCCACAAAGCTTGTTTAGATGGCGGATAGTCTGATAAAGGAGAAGCACGGATTAATGTATACGGTCCAATTTTTTCTAACTTTGAATGATTGCCTGAGTCGAGGATTTCATATCCCGAAATTTCTTTCATTGAGATTAGGAAATCTCCTGCCCACGTAAGATCAATCGTTTATTCTAAGGATTCAATAGAGAAAAATGGAAGAATTTTCTGTTATCATGTCAGTTTTGCATGGATAACATAAATTAAATTTACCGATTGATATTTACTCCAGATCGACTCGAAATAAAAATCTACCTATGAGTTTGATGATGAATCCTGAGCCCGGGGCTTAAGCCCCAGGCTAGGGATTTGAATTCTAACAAAAAAACCAAAAAAACCAAGAAAACCAAGAAAGACTGTCAATTTCTAACTAAATCTCTATTTTCCTTTCTTTGCAGTATCGTAATCAGTATCGGTCGCGCCAGTATAGATCTGACGAGGACGACCAATTTTGAGACCTGGATCTTCGATCATTTCTTTCCATTGACCAATCCAACCAGGAAGACGACC of Leptospira sp. GIMC2001 contains these proteins:
- the ccoN gene encoding cytochrome-c oxidase, cbb3-type subunit I — its product is MTTTTKYNDTIVKGFVISALVWGVASMLVGVWIAFQLVYPELNFNQPYFSFGRLRPLHTNAAIFGFALSVIFATAYYMIQRLTRVRIWSDKLANIHFWLYNLTIALAAITLPLGYNQSKEYAELEWPLDILIVVWFVIFLVNFFTTIAIREEKQMYAALWFYIASFVTVPLLFIVNNLSIPVGLTKSYSIFSGVYDANIQWWYGHNAVAFVLTTPFLGLMYYFFPKHIKQPIYSHRLSIIHFWSLIFVYIWAGPHHLLYSPIPDWLQTTGMVFSIMLWMPSWGGMLNGFLTLTQAKEKIKTDAILKMMLVGITFYGMSTFEGPLLSIRMISSLGHNTDWIVGHVHSGTLGWVGMMSFAAIYYMVPRLWNTNLFSEKLANTHFWLATLGILLYIVSMWVSGITEGAMWRAVDDKGFLLYPNWVAITEVLKPFRFFRGVAGALYLTGLFVMIYNIVKTIRTAGSGFKEIDLRVQEGATK
- a CDS encoding cbb3-type cytochrome c oxidase subunit II, with translation MKLFDIPLTWFEKFASKWESDGVKFSVYTFIAILFGGLFELIPPFFLSRTVVPIATVTPYTALELAGRDVYQKEGCNNCHTQMIRPFKWEVDRFDPQKAYGRDGYSKAGESQYEHPFLWGSKRTGPDLAHESQIQPSEDWQRRHLINPRETSPGSIMPAYPWLFEKDATVDAESIRKHMEGLIVVGVPYTQKDLDSVESSVQGKTDGDALVAYLLRLGKDTANLVKTIK
- a CDS encoding class I SAM-dependent methyltransferase; the encoded protein is MKEISGYEILDSGNHSKLEKIGPYTLIRASPLSDYPPSKQALWENWDAKYIKNDRGSGSWSYKTKIPESFTLSYAGIKFLTKLTPFGHVGFFPEQVTNWDRVRRIGELTKDLEILNLFAYSGGSTLACLQSGMKVCHLDASKGMVDWARENAKLNQLDDKPVRWIVEDVLKFIGREIKRKKKYQGFILDPPSFGRGSKGEVWKIEEHLGALLDMLMELCDSKPKFVILTCHSQGYSSLALERMLYSRIKIKGTYESSELFLNESSGGKYPAGSCCFFLSK
- a CDS encoding glycosyltransferase family protein, which produces MKILYYISGHGYGHMSRSYEIIRNLVESPVIEKITISSKRVNFVSNPSPKIDLREIGIDVGIIQNSSISMDIMETKNHLEEFEKQKDALIRSEAKFLREGDYDLVISDSSSLAFVIAIEAEIPSLFVGNFTWDFIYRNLEKHHPYFGVIADLIQVEYSFANAALILPFACHMDHFLESKKIGLVGRRPELEKKSARNHFGFEDGLQYFLFSFGAYGIDSSTWNWSNIPSNWRIVCSDLPGIHSDQIIDIKNAYYPNLVTACDYVVTKPGYGIISECVYANTPIIYTDRGEFAEYNCLVDSLKTEHPSSFISQEKLRQFDFGESIETIKNWKQNASLNFDGERDVLEFILNRFS
- a CDS encoding TrmH family RNA methyltransferase, which translates into the protein MHEPNQKITSFSNPKVKYLVSLKERKNREKEGRFFLEGYREITRAKQSWDHRNPLIPRSYPEILCISPECFLGSNEWELIKALNLPIWEFPKAVFEKISHRDRPDGLILIGKIPDYNFHPNILDSFQDEIVLVIEGVEKPGNLGTILRTAEGAGVKLVIVTDPRTDIYSPNVMRSSTGILFTIPVYLGSTEEVLNALIKNKFKTLALTPEVNNPYYNTDLTGKIAIIFGSEQYGLSDKAKEISSDLLSIPMLGEADSLNLALSTGIVIYESLRQRSLNK